A genomic region of Alicyclobacillus sp. SO9 contains the following coding sequences:
- a CDS encoding phosphate ABC transporter ATP-binding protein — translation MQSSVIEFHGVDKKFVEGETTRLVLKNITGSVPEGETLALVGPSGAGKSTLLSLCNLLLTPDAGQVVVLGKEIREWSIPQLRRTVGMVFQTATVFPGTVYDNLNLGPKLRGEKVDDAQKWLHALDLPQNWLSRNAEELSGGQKQRIALARTLANRPKILLLDEVTSALDPTSTQIVESLIMNWRKDTGGTALWVTHHLHQARRQSTETWFLEDGELVETGPSEQLFTDPKDGRTRTFLLQQHGGDVSHVDSKDDVQSEATTAETPQLKSEGESMK, via the coding sequence GTGCAATCATCAGTGATTGAGTTTCATGGTGTTGATAAGAAATTTGTTGAGGGCGAGACAACTCGGTTGGTTCTTAAGAACATAACAGGTAGTGTACCTGAAGGGGAAACACTTGCATTGGTAGGACCTTCTGGGGCAGGTAAGAGTACACTCTTGTCACTATGCAACCTGTTGTTGACCCCCGATGCCGGCCAAGTGGTGGTTCTGGGCAAAGAGATTCGCGAATGGTCTATTCCGCAATTGAGACGAACTGTGGGGATGGTGTTTCAGACTGCGACGGTATTTCCCGGGACAGTTTACGATAACTTGAATTTGGGGCCCAAATTACGCGGAGAAAAAGTTGATGACGCGCAGAAATGGCTTCACGCACTGGATTTGCCTCAGAATTGGCTGTCACGAAACGCTGAAGAACTGTCAGGCGGGCAGAAGCAGCGCATTGCTTTAGCCCGAACCCTGGCCAACCGCCCGAAGATACTGCTGTTGGATGAGGTGACGTCTGCTCTTGATCCCACTTCGACACAAATTGTTGAGTCTCTGATAATGAACTGGAGAAAAGATACTGGAGGAACTGCCTTATGGGTAACACATCATTTACATCAAGCACGTCGACAGAGTACTGAGACTTGGTTCCTCGAAGATGGAGAATTGGTGGAAACGGGTCCGTCGGAACAACTGTTTACGGACCCTAAGGACGGCAGGACTCGAACGTTCTTACTGCAGCAACATGGCGGAGATGTCAGCCATGTTGACTCAAAGGATGATGTACAGTCAGAGGCAACCACCGCTGAGACTCCTCAACTCAAATCGGAAGGGGAGTCTATGAAATGA
- the fetB gene encoding iron export ABC transporter permease subunit FetB, whose translation MSFVSLGFTLAFVALALIVAVWRRLGIERDLVIAVIRATIQLLAVGYILKFVFTAKTPVYTILMVLLMIGVAVMNAKNRGQGLRGIWWRLAIAITLTTVFTVGFLLIVHIIPWQPRYVIPLSGLMTGNSMVLSSLFLNRLASETRARKEEINVLLSLGAAPHQAAQHVVKHSIKASMIPTIDTMKTIGLVQLPGIMTGLILGGADPIQAVRYQLLIIFALLSAAALTSVTLGILTQDSLFNRHQQVIESLQRKEA comes from the coding sequence ATGAGCTTTGTGTCGCTGGGATTTACTCTCGCCTTTGTTGCCCTCGCCCTGATAGTGGCTGTGTGGAGACGACTCGGTATTGAGCGCGATTTGGTGATAGCTGTGATTCGTGCGACCATACAGTTGCTTGCTGTCGGCTATATTCTGAAGTTCGTGTTTACTGCGAAAACACCAGTTTACACCATTCTGATGGTTCTCCTCATGATTGGGGTAGCCGTTATGAACGCTAAAAATCGAGGGCAGGGTCTTCGCGGGATTTGGTGGAGACTCGCTATTGCGATTACGCTGACGACAGTCTTTACCGTTGGTTTTTTGCTGATTGTGCATATCATTCCATGGCAACCGAGATATGTAATACCACTGTCTGGACTGATGACAGGGAACTCGATGGTGCTGTCATCTCTGTTTCTCAATCGGCTGGCTTCTGAGACCCGTGCTCGAAAGGAGGAAATTAACGTGCTGCTCTCACTGGGCGCTGCTCCTCATCAGGCTGCACAGCACGTTGTCAAGCATTCCATCAAGGCCAGTATGATTCCTACAATAGATACGATGAAAACCATTGGACTTGTGCAACTTCCGGGCATCATGACCGGGTTGATTCTTGGCGGTGCAGATCCAATTCAAGCGGTGCGTTACCAATTGCTGATTATTTTCGCCTTATTGAGCGCCGCAGCTTTAACCAGTGTAACCCTAGGGATTTTGACGCAAGATTCGCTCTTTAATCGGCACCAGCAGGTTATCGAGTCGTTGCAGCGAAAAGAGGCCTAG